From the Musa acuminata AAA Group cultivar baxijiao chromosome BXJ3-7, Cavendish_Baxijiao_AAA, whole genome shotgun sequence genome, one window contains:
- the LOC135583359 gene encoding bet1-like SNARE 1-1 isoform X2, with the protein MNSRRDYHSNRTALFYSIEEGGVRASAYSSHEIDEHDNDLAMEGLQDRVNILKRGNDMDSSRGILSGTMDRFKMVFETKSSRRMATLVASFVALFLLVYFLTKWVAPELSGQLLPVGLLNLVIQQWCFNKP; encoded by the exons ATGAACTCAAGAAG GGATTATCACAGCAACAGAACTGCTCTTTTTTATAGCATTGAAGAAGGTGGGGTTCGAGCTTCAGCATACTCATCTCATGAAATTGATGAGCATGACAATGATCTTGCTATGGAAGGGCTGCAAGATAGAGTCAACATTCTGAAGAGA GGCAATGATATGGATTCATCAAGGGGCATCCTGTCTGGAACAATGGATCGCTTCAAGATG GTTTTTGAGACGAAGTCGAGTCGTAGAATGGCTACCCTGGTGGCATCTTTTGTGGCCCTCTTCTTGCTCGTTTATTTCTTGACCAA ATGGGTGGCACCTGAGTTGAGCGGTCAGTTGCTACCAGTCGGTCTCTTAAACTTGGTCATCCAGCAGTGGTGCTTTAATAAACCATAA
- the LOC103973499 gene encoding protein LYK5-like, translating to MCKSQSATKASQPISRHRSESSSASTAPSSSGAAASSSSSSGTRTDPGSRFRRQPPTSIPSGSSLSSKPYSSSSSSALSLASLRSSLPEAPALYSFPELCAATNNFLAKRLPGASSSAWRCTLRGRDAVVIQRPLRHRLRSGHPEVALRARLAALGRSHHSSLARLLGASLADDHVYLVYEFVPGASLADCLRNPRNPRFTPLATWASRVQVAADVAHGLEYIHQHSSAAAGVHNRVKSSAVIVTEPDFRAKICHFGAADLAGEVPDPDPAAEDAEITPVLSPSSTRKGSNERQRKIEGTTGYMAPEVLAHGAVSRRSDVFAFGVMLLEMVSGEEPLKYRYDKERKAFDVFSLIETAREAIGVASEGDEEEERRGRVRRWVDRRLRDSFPVEAAEKLIRVALRCVETEAAARPDMTWVAGKISKAYLESKVWAEKVRIPTDFSVSMAPR from the coding sequence ATGTGCAAGTCCCAATCCGCCACCAAGGCCTCACAGCCCATTTCCCGGCACAGATCTGAATCCTCATCCGCCTCAACTGCCCCCTCTTCGTccggcgccgccgcctcctcctcctcctccagtggTACCCGCACCGACCCCGGTAGCCGCTTCCGCCGCCAGCCCCCTACCTCTATCCCCTCCGGCTCCTCGTTGTCCTCCAAGCCCTAttcgtcctcctcttcctccgcccTTAGCCTTGCCTCCCTCCGCTCCTCCCTCCCGGAGGCCCCCGCCCTCTACTCCTTCCCGGAGCTCTGCGCCGCCACCAATAACTTCCTCGCCAAGCGCCTCCCCGGCGCCTCGTCCTCCGCCTGGCGCTGCACCCTCCGCGGCCGGGACGCCGTCGTCATCCAGCGTCCCCTCCGCCACCGCCTTAGAAGCGGCCACCCTGAGGTTGCCCTCCGCGCCCGTCTCGCTGCCCTCGGCAGGTCCCACCACAGCAGCCTCGCTCGCCTCCTCGGCGCCTCCCTCGCCGATGACCACGTCTATCTCGTCTACGAATTCGTTCCCGGCGCCAGCCTCGCCGACTGCCTCCGCAACCCGCGAAATCCCCGCTTCACTCCGCTCGCAACCTGGGCTTCCCGCGTCCAGGTCGCTGCCGACGTTGCCCACGGCCTCGAGTACATCCACCAGcattcctccgccgccgccggcgtCCACAACCGGGTTAAAAGCTCCGCCGTCATCGTCACGGAGCCCGACTTCCGCGCCAAGATCTGCCACTTCGGCGCTGCGGATCTCGCCGGTGAGGTCCCCGATCCCGATCCTGCCGCCGAGGACGCAGAGATCACCCCGGTCCTATCGCCGTCGTCTACGAGAAAGGGATCCAACGAGCGTCAGAGAAAGATTGAGGGGACAACGGGGTACATGGCGCCGGAGGTGCTCGCCCACGGGGCTGTGTCGAGGCGGTCCGACGTGTTCGCCTTCGGGGTGATGCTCCTAGAGATGGTCTCCGGCGAGGAGCCGCTCAAGTACCGGTACGACAAGGAGCGTAAGGCCTTCGACGTGTTCTCACTCATCGAAACGGCGCGGGAGGCGATCGGGGTGGCGTCGGAgggggacgaggaggaggagcggcGGGGGAGGGTGAGGCGATGGGTGGACAGGCGGCTGCGGGACTCGTTCCCGGTGGAGGCTGCGGAGAAGCTGATCCGGGTGGCACTGCGGTGCGTGGAGACGGAGGCGGCGGCGCGGCCTGACATGACGTGGGTCGCCGGGAAGATCTCCAAGGCGTACCTGGAATCGAAGGTGTGGGCGGAGAAGGTTAGGATTCCGACCGACTTCTCGGTGTCGATGGCTCCGCGGTGA
- the LOC135583359 gene encoding bet1-like SNARE 1-1 isoform X3: MNSRRDYHSNRTALFYSIEEGGVRASAYSSHEIDEHDNDLAMEGLQDRVNILKRLTGDIHGEVESHNRMLDRMGNDMDSSRGILSGTMDRFKMVFETKSSRRMATLVASFVALFLLVYFLTK, from the exons ATGAACTCAAGAAG GGATTATCACAGCAACAGAACTGCTCTTTTTTATAGCATTGAAGAAGGTGGGGTTCGAGCTTCAGCATACTCATCTCATGAAATTGATGAGCATGACAATGATCTTGCTATGGAAGGGCTGCAAGATAGAGTCAACATTCTGAAGAGA TTGACAGGTGACATACATGGTGAGGTTGAGAGTCACAATCGAATGCTTGATCGTATG GGCAATGATATGGATTCATCAAGGGGCATCCTGTCTGGAACAATGGATCGCTTCAAGATG GTTTTTGAGACGAAGTCGAGTCGTAGAATGGCTACCCTGGTGGCATCTTTTGTGGCCCTCTTCTTGCTCGTTTATTTCTTGACCAAGTAA
- the LOC135583359 gene encoding bet1-like SNARE 1-1 isoform X1 — translation MNSRRDYHSNRTALFYSIEEGGVRASAYSSHEIDEHDNDLAMEGLQDRVNILKRLTGDIHGEVESHNRMLDRMGNDMDSSRGILSGTMDRFKMVFETKSSRRMATLVASFVALFLLVYFLTKWVAPELSGQLLPVGLLNLVIQQWCFNKP, via the exons ATGAACTCAAGAAG GGATTATCACAGCAACAGAACTGCTCTTTTTTATAGCATTGAAGAAGGTGGGGTTCGAGCTTCAGCATACTCATCTCATGAAATTGATGAGCATGACAATGATCTTGCTATGGAAGGGCTGCAAGATAGAGTCAACATTCTGAAGAGA TTGACAGGTGACATACATGGTGAGGTTGAGAGTCACAATCGAATGCTTGATCGTATG GGCAATGATATGGATTCATCAAGGGGCATCCTGTCTGGAACAATGGATCGCTTCAAGATG GTTTTTGAGACGAAGTCGAGTCGTAGAATGGCTACCCTGGTGGCATCTTTTGTGGCCCTCTTCTTGCTCGTTTATTTCTTGACCAA ATGGGTGGCACCTGAGTTGAGCGGTCAGTTGCTACCAGTCGGTCTCTTAAACTTGGTCATCCAGCAGTGGTGCTTTAATAAACCATAA
- the LOC135642411 gene encoding probable E3 ubiquitin-protein ligase RHB1A, producing MGGCCCCSSRAELDRAPAYSYCPQDLEEHEPLSSASHGALSAVSSGLLVDTNLDTSTPDTYQAPPAPLPYDVGLASTQTLRRDVDCCATKTDPMQLDNSGPTGETNDRFETSDCKNKAQSEHNSPKTTEDEISKPVTSTTDEEDACPICLEDYDTENPRIMTKCEHHFHLSCILEWMERSDTCAICNQIMMIDTTYSMSSPENGF from the exons ATGGGTGGTTGCTGTTGCTGTTCATCAAGGGCTGAGTTAGATAGAGCACCAGCTTATTCCTAT TGCCCTCAAGACTTGGAGGAGCATGAACCTCTGTCATCAGCCAGTCATGGTGCATTGTCTGCAGTCTCTTCAGGACTGCTTGTTGACACTAATCTGGACACATCTACTCCAGATACTTACCAAGCACCTCCTGCACCCTTGCCCTATGATGTGGGTTTGGCAAGCACACAAACTTTGCGCAGAGATGTTGACTGTTGTGCCACCAAAACTGATCCTATGCAGCTAGACAATTCTGGGCCAACAGGAGAAACTAATGATAGGTTTGAAACTTCAGACTGCAAGAATAAAGCTCAGAGCGAGCATAATTCTCCTAAGACTACTGAAGATGAGATAAGTAAGCCTGTTACCTCAACTACAGATGAGGAGGACGCTTGCCCCATTTGTCTCGAAG ATTATGACACAGAGAACCCTCGAATTATGACAAAGTGTGAACACCATTTTCATCTGTCTTGCATTCTTGAATGGATGGAGAGAAGTGATACTTGTGCCATCTGTAATCAA ATAATGATGATCGACACCACATACAGCATGTCGTCTCCTGAAAATGGTTTTTAG
- the LOC135643436 gene encoding deoxyhypusine hydroxylase-B-like produces the protein MGCENSFESSPEMERFLCERLLDPSQPISERFRALFSLRNLRGAGPREALICATRDSSNLLAHEAAFALGQMQDVEAIPTLVNVLKDMSLHPIVRHEAAEALGAIGLDSVIPILEDSLTNDPAPEVQETCELALRRIKEQKSLNSMDGTSPINASPFLSVDPAVPTSLISSVDQLREVLLNEEEGMYERYAALFALRNDGRDAAVSAIISSLGARSALLRHEVAYVLGQLQNKTATATLSEVLKNVDEHPMVRHEAAEALGSIADGECVALLKEFASDPEPIVSQSCEVALSMLEYERSGMSFEYLFLQKPLVQ, from the exons ATGGGTTGTGAGAACTCCTTCGAGTCGTCTCCGGAGATGGAGAGATTCCTCTGCGAGCGGCTTCTCGATCCCAGCCAACCCATCTCCGAGCGCTTCAGGGCTCTCTTCTCCCTCCGTAATCTCCGCGGCGCTGGCCCTCGCGAGGCCCTAATTTGTG cCACAAGGGATTCTTCAAATTTGCTTGCACATGAGGCAGCATTTGCTCTTGGTCAGATGCAGGATGTCGAAGCAATTCCTACCTTAGTGAATGTTCTCAAAGATATGTCATTACATCCAATTGTTCGTCATGAG GCAGCTGAAGCTCTTGGAGCAATTGGCTTGGACAGTGTTATTCCCATTTTAGAAGACAGTTTGACAAATGACCCAGCTCCGGAGGTGCAAGAAACATGTGAATTAGCTCTTAGACGAATTAAGGAACAAAAGAGCCTCAATAGTATGGATGGAACATCCCCAATAAATGCTTCTCCCTTTCTTTCAGTTGATCCAGCTGTGCCTACTTCCCTTATTTCTTCAGTAGATCAATTGAG GGAAGTTCTCCTAAATGAAGAAGAGGGTATGTATGAGAGATATGCTGCACTATTTGCACTAAGAAATGATGGTAGAGATGCTGCAGTTAGCGCTATCATTTCATCATTAGGTGCAAGAAGTGCTCTCTTACGGCATGAG GTCGCATATGTCTTGGGTCAGCTGCAGAACAAAACAGCCACTGCTACACTTTCTGAGGTCCTAAAAAATGTTGATGAGCACCCAATGGTTAGACATGAAGCCGCAGAAGCCCTCGGCTCCATAGCAG ATGGTGAATGTGTGGCACTTCTGAAAGAATTTGCATCGGATCCTGAACCAATAGTTTCCCAGAGCTGTGAGGTTGCTTTGAGCATGCTCGAGTACGAAAGATCCGGCATGTCCTTCGAG TATCTGTTTTTGCAGAAGCCCTTGGTGCAATAG